A window of Candidatus Coatesbacteria bacterium genomic DNA:
CTTGACATGCCTGTCGGGATTACTCTTTAAGCCATCTGCCACATCGCCTCCTTTACTTGTGGCATGATAGCATCCTGGTAACTCTCGTGACTACAAGATTATCACGATATATGATGATCCATAAGCGTTAAGGTATCCCTATCAATATAGCTCCAGTCGGTTTCCTGGGTGATGTAGGTGTTAAAGGCGTAGGCGTTATCAACGCTGGGCACGGTATTCCAGGTCACGGTGTCCGGTTCCCAGGCCTCGAGACACGTGACGAAAACCAGGGACAGAGGCAGGGTACCATACGCGCCCGCCGGGGTGGGGTAGAGCCCGAGGATTGCGGAGTTGATCTCGCAGT
This region includes:
- a CDS encoding DNRLRE domain-containing protein; this encodes MKPLLTVILLGLLVCGAAADSVVLQPGPGSARDVFIWSLSPDDNYESGELYIGYYEPTGTQAGLIQFDGINDALFDNCEINSAILGLYPTPAGAYGTLPLSLVFVTCLEAWEPDTVTWNTVPSVDNAYAFNTYITQETDWSYIDRDTLTLMDHHIS